Proteins encoded within one genomic window of Ranitomeya variabilis isolate aRanVar5 chromosome 4, aRanVar5.hap1, whole genome shotgun sequence:
- the LOC143767316 gene encoding oocyte zinc finger protein XlCOF7.1-like has protein sequence MWCAALQVEVPTISDPLSGDLLYKRILLSDPKRMDRDRDKMAERILHLTLEILFRLTGEDYTVVKKTSSERCQAPVSEGWGRPLSPITGLPPHPLIHEDINDQKILELTYKMIELLTGEVPIRCQDVAVYFSMEEWEYLEGHKDLYKDVMMEVPQPLTSPVLSSKRTTPERCPRPLLPQDCKQEDPNVPQDHQMTVPKAQRDI, from the exons atgtggtgtgcggctctgcaggtggag gtccctacaatatcggatcctctcagtggagatcttctatataagagaattctcctgagtgaccctaaaaggatggatagggacagggacaagatggcggagaggatattacacctcaccctagagatcctcttccggcttactggagag gattacacagtagtgaagaagacctctagtgagcgctgtcaggcccctgtgtctgagggatggggaagacccctgagcccaatcacggggcttccacctcaccccctgatacatgaggacatcaatgaccagaagatcctagaactcacctacaagatgattgagctgctgactggagag gttcctataaggtgtcaggatgtcgctgtctatttctccatggaggagtgggagtatttagaaggacacaaagatctgtacaaggatgtcatgatggaggttccccagcccctcacatcaccag ttctatccagtaagaggacaacaccagagagatgtccccgtcctcttcttccacaggactgtaaacaagaagatcccaatgttcctcaggatcatcag